Proteins from a genomic interval of Trifolium pratense cultivar HEN17-A07 linkage group LG6, ARS_RC_1.1, whole genome shotgun sequence:
- the LOC123892121 gene encoding F-box/kelch-repeat protein At3g06240-like: MECFSPEQPETKKVSYDDIPDDLAFSILSKLSLKSLNRFGCVRKSWTLLFRNPYFMSLFLKNLICHNRSYYDDTSLLLLRNMNINDEDKWELYSLFGERFESKTKFDWPNPFQETDPEFYVVGSSSIHGVLCLICDSQPNNRVVLWNPTTKEIKVIPTSLSESVRYMDVEITRHGFAYDSINDDYKVIRQVLHDRNSDTDSDTDDLSLDNISHDLFWEIYSLRSNSWKKLNFDVPYDYRDEGVCLDGVCHWLGEDGYDDENNDEVYLLSIDLSNEIFLITSISTEDDGFWKDLFVLNGSIALISICEEMNTFYISVLGELGVKESWTILYNFCPLRCIERPVKAGKKGYIFPKLIHGKQVCFDFNTLTAEKLSLVGFRKSIIYKESSLPIGGINQ; this comes from the coding sequence ATGGAATGTTTTTCACCTGAGCAGCCAGAAACTAAAAAGGTTAGCTATGATGATATACCCGATGATCTTGCATTTTCCATTCTATCAAAATTGTCTTTGAAGTCTTTGAACCGTTTTGGATGCGTACGCAAATCATGGACCCTCTTGTTTAGAAACCCTTATTTCATGAGCTTGTTCCTCAAAAATTTGATATGTCATAATCGTTCGTACTATGATGATACGTCTCTCCTACTACTTCGAAATATGAATATCAATGATGAAGATAAATGGGAGTTGTATTCTCTTTTTGGCGAGAGGTTTGAGAGTAAGACCAAATTCGATTGGCCAAATCCTTTTCAAGAGACTGACCCTGAATTTTATGTTGTGGGATCTAGTAGTATTCATGGGGTTCTTTGTCTAATTTGTGACTCTCAACCAAATAATAGAGTTGTATTGTGGAATCCAACTACCAAGGAAATCAAGGTTATTCCTACCAGCCTGAGTGAATCTGTACGCTATATGGATGTTGAAATTACTCGACATGGTTTTGCTTATGATTCTATCAATGATGACTATAAGGTTATTCGACAGGTATTGCATGATCGAAATAGTGACACTGATAGTGATACTGATGATCTTTCATTGGATAATATATCTCATGATCTCTTCTGGGAGATATATAGCTTAAGAAGTAACTCCTGGAAGAAACTTAATTTTGATGTCCCGTATGATTATAGAGATGAAGGAGTGTGTCTGGATGGAGTGTGTCATTGGTTGGGTGAAGATGGCTATGACGATGAAAACAATGATGAAGTATATCTATTATCAATTGACCTAAGCAATGAGATATTTCTTATAACATCCATATCTACAGAGGATGATGGTTTCTGGAAAGACTTGTTTGTGTTGAACGGGTCCATTGCTTTAATCTCAATTTGTGAAGAAATGAATACTTTTTATATATCAGTTTTGGGTGAACTTGGTGTGAAGGAATCATGGACTATACTCTATAATTTTTGTCCCTTACGTTGCATTGAGCGTCCTGTCAAAGCTGGAAAGAAGGGATACATATTCCCTAAACTAATCCATGGAAAACaagtttgttttgatttcaaCACTTTGACTGCTGAGAAGCTCAGTTTGGTAGGATTTAGAAAGTCAATAATTTATAAAGAAAGTAGTCTGCCAATTGGAGGAATAAACCAATAA